The Nitrososphaerota archaeon genome has a segment encoding these proteins:
- a CDS encoding DNA primase, which produces MPDTAIVKYHVKLKFEVDGVVEKADLVGAIFGQTEGLFGPKMNLNELQKTWKVGRIEINLDSKNGKTHGEVIIPMSTDIQTASLIAAAVENVDKVGPCTAHFQLAEVEDVRAARRKAIVDRAKLIMKDWATKTESSTEEELKDVADSAKAAKIISYGREELPAGPGIYASDNIIIVEGRADVLNLLRAGIENSVAVEGTNVPESIARLSRDRKAVAFLDGDRGGDLILRELMQVARIEKVYRAPPGREVEELTPVEILDILKREPAPMQRHERRDDRRYEERRRDERRYEEPRHEERELPPVQLPDDLAAKTKEVFAAINGTLEGVVLDEGMNEKARVTVSELVKSLQSIEGARYVIFDGIITQRLVDASEKAGVKFIVGHRAGDLSRKPEVAIGTFRDAGLE; this is translated from the coding sequence TTGCCAGATACGGCTATAGTAAAGTATCATGTAAAGCTAAAGTTCGAAGTAGATGGTGTAGTAGAGAAAGCTGATCTTGTAGGAGCAATATTCGGGCAAACTGAAGGCCTTTTCGGCCCTAAGATGAACCTGAACGAACTCCAGAAGACGTGGAAGGTCGGCAGAATAGAGATCAATCTAGACTCCAAGAACGGCAAGACGCACGGCGAAGTCATCATCCCGATGTCAACGGATATACAGACAGCATCGCTTATAGCTGCAGCAGTTGAAAATGTAGATAAAGTTGGGCCATGCACTGCACACTTCCAGCTTGCTGAGGTGGAAGATGTTAGGGCAGCAAGGAGAAAGGCGATAGTTGACAGGGCAAAGCTGATAATGAAAGACTGGGCGACTAAGACCGAGAGCAGTACAGAGGAAGAGCTCAAAGACGTTGCAGATTCTGCAAAGGCAGCCAAGATAATTTCGTACGGAAGGGAGGAGCTTCCAGCAGGACCTGGAATTTATGCTTCTGATAACATAATAATCGTTGAAGGGAGGGCCGACGTGCTGAACCTTCTCAGGGCAGGGATAGAGAATTCTGTTGCAGTGGAAGGGACAAACGTGCCAGAATCTATTGCAAGGCTTTCGCGGGATAGGAAGGCAGTGGCTTTCTTGGATGGGGACAGAGGCGGAGACTTGATACTGAGAGAGCTCATGCAAGTTGCCAGAATAGAGAAGGTCTACAGAGCACCTCCGGGTAGGGAGGTAGAAGAGCTGACTCCAGTAGAGATTCTTGACATTCTAAAGAGAGAGCCCGCTCCTATGCAGCGACATGAAAGGAGGGATGACAGGCGGTATGAGGAGAGAAGGCGTGACGAGCGCAGGTACGAAGAGCCTAGGCATGAAGAAAGGGAATTGCCTCCTGTTCAACTTCCAGACGATCTAGCCGCAAAAACAAAAGAGGTCTTTGCTGCTATTAACGGAACTCTTGAAGGTGTTGTACTTGATGAAGGGATGAACGAAAAGGCCAGAGTCACGGTCAGCGAGCTAGTCAAGAGCCTGCAGTCCATAGAGGGAGCAAGATATGTCATATTCGATGGCATCATAACCCAGAGGCTCGTAGACGCTTCGGAGAAGGCTGGGGTAAAGTTCATCGTAGGTCACAGGGCTGGAGACCTTAGCAGAAAGCCTGAAGTGGCCATTGGGACATTCCGCGATGCCGGCTTAGAATAA
- a CDS encoding mRNA surveillance protein Pelota, which translates to MIISRFQRNIGLAVVQPEDLQDLWTLRRIISPGDEISGETTRVIKVQGEFTRPDKGQRISVRISMEVESVKLEGMLERLRISGTIVEVSEEFLSKGSHHSMNVSMGFPLVIKKRTWQDFEAKLLQESSKSSERFLLVAIDSRDAAVGVLSGTHLKILPQIESGISGKMYEGLQGSLAQYMAKVKDALQIIHKEGNKIIVFGPGQTKNAFANFLSKDTKLASLVQTVEGIDLSGEDGLFVALKSHSLKRVFADATIARVQAIAEEGVKRIARNDGRVVVSLKETLDATKAGAVEAVLVSSKLFEKGDESSIVELLNATEKFGGKTYLVDSSTDTGNQVDVMGGVLGLLRYSTYKG; encoded by the coding sequence ATGATTATCAGCAGGTTTCAGAGGAACATAGGGCTCGCAGTGGTGCAGCCCGAAGACCTTCAAGACCTATGGACGCTAAGACGGATAATCTCTCCGGGAGATGAAATTTCTGGGGAGACTACCAGGGTGATAAAGGTGCAGGGAGAATTTACCAGACCTGATAAGGGCCAGAGGATAAGCGTGAGAATCAGCATGGAGGTTGAATCTGTAAAGCTCGAGGGCATGCTTGAAAGGTTAAGGATTTCTGGCACTATAGTGGAGGTTTCAGAAGAGTTTCTGAGTAAGGGCTCGCACCATTCGATGAACGTTTCCATGGGCTTCCCTCTGGTGATCAAGAAAAGAACTTGGCAGGATTTTGAAGCCAAACTCTTGCAGGAATCCTCGAAATCGAGCGAGAGGTTCTTGCTCGTAGCGATAGACAGCCGGGATGCAGCGGTTGGAGTATTATCGGGAACTCATCTTAAGATACTGCCGCAGATAGAGTCGGGAATTTCTGGAAAGATGTACGAAGGTTTGCAGGGTTCTCTGGCCCAATACATGGCAAAGGTCAAGGATGCCTTGCAGATTATCCATAAAGAAGGAAACAAGATAATCGTATTTGGTCCCGGACAGACCAAAAATGCCTTCGCAAACTTCCTTTCAAAAGATACGAAACTTGCTTCTTTGGTGCAGACAGTTGAGGGGATAGACCTTTCAGGCGAAGATGGTCTATTTGTTGCCCTGAAGTCTCATTCGTTGAAGAGGGTCTTTGCAGATGCTACTATAGCAAGAGTTCAGGCGATTGCTGAAGAAGGTGTAAAGAGGATTGCAAGGAATGATGGTAGAGTGGTTGTTTCGCTGAAGGAGACTCTCGATGCTACCAAGGCTGGTGCTGTTGAGGCTGTCTTGGTTTCGAGCAAGCTATTTGAAAAGGGCGACGAAAGCAGCATAGTAGAACTGCTGAATGCGACGGAGAAATTTGGAGGCAAAACGTATCTTGTGGATTCTTCTACTGACACGGGGAATCAGGTCGATGTTATGGGCGGTGTTTTGGGACTGTTGAGGTATTCTACGTATAAAGGCTAG
- a CDS encoding divalent-cation tolerance protein CutA produces MVAKIILSTYPSREEAKKAARGAVSGRLAACVNIVRIDSAYTWKGKIEEAEEFLAIYKTTTAKAAKLRKFIESKHSYEVPEIITLNISNVSEKYMQWLVESTK; encoded by the coding sequence TTGGTAGCTAAAATAATCCTTTCAACATATCCCAGCAGGGAGGAGGCCAAGAAGGCTGCAAGAGGAGCAGTCTCTGGAAGGCTCGCAGCATGCGTGAATATTGTTAGAATTGATTCTGCATATACTTGGAAGGGAAAGATCGAAGAGGCTGAAGAGTTTCTTGCAATTTACAAGACTACTACTGCAAAGGCTGCAAAGCTAAGGAAATTTATCGAAAGTAAGCATTCCTATGAGGTTCCAGAGATAATCACATTGAACATTAGCAATGTGTCCGAGAAATACATGCAATGGTTGGTAGAAAGTACAAAATAA
- a CDS encoding PDZ domain-containing protein, producing the protein MQMAAIDTLTIVLAFVAFWAAVYAIGKVAKLDQKGFSIKPFYLVYKSQRIDGILGRIAKAERLWKVFANISVVLGLIFMVAAFGYLASNLYSFFFAQQSFSEVTVLVPFITIRNTEILTYFFLSLPIILIVHEGGHGVIAKLEKIKVKSGGFAVIAALFAGFVEPDEEEFTKAKPISRLRVVGAGSGANILCAVLVAALLVTTPTFAFVLDALPVLNTTKPLFYGDSLGVPIVDLLPDGGAEKAGIKPNDIITDVKGVKIQTLADFRKFSLAIGENVEVKILRDGQRLDFDLIAGPSPSNASRGALGVNLNQPYYPPRIQLGFEMPREVAAFLFWLFFLSFNIAIFNMLPFYPLDGDGFLNALISAKIPENRRKLVRTSINSLALGLLIANMVGTFIKSGFITI; encoded by the coding sequence ATGCAGATGGCGGCTATAGACACGCTGACGATAGTGCTTGCATTTGTTGCCTTCTGGGCTGCGGTTTATGCGATAGGCAAGGTTGCCAAGCTTGACCAGAAAGGGTTCAGCATCAAGCCCTTTTACCTAGTGTACAAAAGCCAGAGGATTGATGGAATACTTGGAAGGATAGCCAAGGCAGAAAGACTCTGGAAGGTCTTTGCAAACATCAGCGTAGTTCTTGGACTGATCTTTATGGTTGCAGCATTCGGTTATCTGGCTTCCAACCTCTACAGCTTCTTCTTCGCACAGCAGAGCTTCTCCGAAGTGACAGTGCTCGTGCCATTCATCACGATACGGAATACTGAAATCTTGACATACTTCTTCCTGTCATTGCCGATAATCCTGATAGTTCATGAGGGAGGCCATGGTGTGATAGCCAAGCTTGAAAAGATCAAGGTAAAGTCTGGCGGCTTTGCAGTCATAGCGGCTCTGTTCGCAGGTTTCGTTGAGCCTGACGAGGAAGAATTTACAAAAGCCAAGCCGATTTCAAGGCTCAGGGTAGTCGGGGCAGGTTCAGGGGCTAATATTCTCTGCGCCGTATTGGTTGCAGCATTGTTGGTGACTACGCCGACATTTGCCTTTGTCCTTGATGCTCTGCCGGTCCTTAATACTACAAAGCCGTTGTTCTACGGCGACTCTCTTGGAGTTCCTATAGTAGATTTGCTTCCTGATGGAGGGGCAGAAAAAGCGGGCATAAAGCCCAACGACATCATTACAGATGTGAAGGGAGTGAAAATCCAGACGCTAGCAGATTTCCGCAAGTTTTCACTGGCGATAGGAGAAAACGTGGAGGTCAAAATACTCAGAGACGGGCAGCGGCTTGATTTTGATCTTATTGCAGGGCCTTCTCCCTCAAACGCATCCAGAGGAGCCTTGGGCGTGAATCTGAACCAGCCCTATTACCCTCCAAGAATTCAATTAGGCTTTGAGATGCCGAGGGAGGTTGCGGCATTTCTGTTCTGGCTCTTCTTCCTTTCGTTTAACATAGCTATATTCAACATGCTACCCTTCTACCCCCTTGATGGTGACGGCTTCCTTAACGCTCTGATCAGCGCAAAGATTCCTGAAAACAGGAGAAAGTTGGTCAGAACCTCCATCAATAGCCTTGCACTCGGGTTGCTAATCGCGAACATGGTTGGAACGTTCATAAAATCTGGCTTTATCACTATATAG
- a CDS encoding MarC family protein: MQVLLNMLWKVAVGMIEGFDVFLLGQSIVTLFAIFDPIGAISIFSALTQNMSVGERRDIINKSCIVSAAILFTFALAGNLLFGALGITVTDFKIVGGIILLIFSVQYVLGRSEARYGKAEQEDIAVFPLATPLLAGPGSISVVLLMEDFLLKAIVITIVVAITWLALYVGTGVLKVMGRQGSSVVSRIMGLIIGAIAVRFIREGLEEIQRPR; encoded by the coding sequence GTGCAGGTCTTGCTAAATATGTTGTGGAAGGTGGCGGTAGGGATGATTGAAGGTTTCGACGTATTCTTGCTTGGGCAGTCTATCGTCACGCTATTTGCAATATTTGACCCCATAGGAGCGATATCCATCTTTTCTGCTCTAACCCAAAACATGTCAGTAGGGGAGAGAAGGGATATCATCAACAAATCATGCATCGTTTCAGCAGCAATACTCTTCACATTTGCCTTGGCTGGAAACTTGCTCTTTGGTGCGTTGGGCATTACAGTAACAGATTTCAAGATAGTTGGAGGGATAATACTGCTGATATTTTCTGTGCAATATGTACTGGGGAGAAGTGAGGCACGTTATGGAAAGGCAGAGCAGGAGGATATAGCTGTCTTCCCTCTAGCAACGCCACTTCTTGCTGGGCCAGGAAGCATCAGCGTAGTATTATTGATGGAGGACTTTCTGCTGAAAGCAATTGTCATAACCATTGTGGTTGCAATAACGTGGCTGGCTCTGTACGTGGGAACCGGTGTGCTTAAAGTTATGGGCAGGCAAGGCTCGTCCGTAGTGTCCAGAATAATGGGGCTAATAATAGGAGCCATAGCGGTTAGGTTTATCAGAGAGGGTTTAGAGGAAATCCAGCGTCCACGGTGA
- a CDS encoding TIGR00269 family protein codes for MSHCIRCSRKAVYRRKYSGEVFCKSCFSDSIIEKTRRTISQYRMLKYGDKIALGVSGGKDSLSLLHILSKIAEPYGTKVYAITVDEGIDGYREEAIVNAREFASKLDIEQVVLSYKEIFGLKLDEGLERRNGKRVAACTICGTLRRRALDIGAKKVGANVVATAHNLDDALQTFMINLLSGDVERIKWLDPANEPKKIFRLKRIKPLMEVYEEEIAYYAFLNEIPFQTVSCPHMSESIRSDIRVVLNRFEDAHPGMKYNMFRSMMNIAKNLKIETSRDAKPCLNCGFPSSGDICSVCSLLQSPVLQLAQIERLNESSPEKAT; via the coding sequence GTGAGCCACTGTATAAGATGCAGCAGGAAAGCGGTATACAGGCGGAAGTACTCTGGCGAGGTGTTCTGCAAGTCCTGCTTTTCAGATTCAATAATCGAGAAGACTAGAAGAACAATTTCACAGTATAGGATGCTGAAGTATGGCGACAAGATCGCTTTAGGTGTCTCTGGCGGCAAGGACAGCCTTTCGCTTTTGCACATCCTCTCCAAGATCGCTGAGCCATATGGCACTAAAGTCTATGCGATCACTGTAGACGAAGGAATAGACGGCTATAGGGAGGAGGCCATAGTAAATGCTAGGGAGTTTGCTTCCAAACTTGATATTGAGCAAGTAGTTCTATCGTATAAAGAGATCTTTGGGCTCAAGCTCGATGAAGGTTTGGAGAGAAGGAATGGGAAGCGGGTCGCTGCATGCACCATCTGTGGCACACTACGAAGGAGAGCTCTGGATATAGGGGCGAAGAAGGTAGGGGCAAATGTAGTTGCGACTGCGCACAACCTTGATGATGCCCTTCAAACCTTCATGATAAACCTGCTCAGCGGAGATGTCGAGAGGATAAAGTGGCTAGATCCTGCCAACGAACCAAAGAAGATCTTCCGCCTAAAGAGGATCAAGCCTTTGATGGAAGTTTATGAGGAAGAAATCGCTTACTACGCTTTTCTCAATGAGATTCCGTTCCAGACCGTGTCATGTCCCCATATGTCCGAAAGCATAAGGTCTGATATCAGAGTTGTCTTGAATAGATTTGAAGATGCACATCCAGGCATGAAGTACAACATGTTCAGATCCATGATGAACATAGCGAAAAATCTAAAGATCGAAACTTCGCGCGATGCCAAGCCGTGCCTGAACTGCGGCTTCCCCTCTTCAGGCGATATATGCTCCGTCTGCAGTCTGCTTCAGAGCCCTGTGCTACAGCTTGCGCAAATAGAAAGACTAAACGAGTCTAGTCCTGAAAAGGCTACCTAA
- a CDS encoding winged helix-turn-helix transcriptional regulator, with the protein MNIDIPAMHLPARKRIFETISKFPGLHFREVQRRTGIGTGALEYHVGVLEKAGLIKVEKKWLGLRLYPRNIGDGESTLLSILRSQNYRNILLFLLNNPNASQGQIASHIGVSPSTMSWYIKKFLEVNVIKGERDGKETRYSVIDGQSLAKTLNTFKSSFLDKSVDNFLKTWEGLF; encoded by the coding sequence ATGAACATTGACATTCCTGCGATGCACTTGCCCGCTAGGAAGAGAATCTTTGAAACCATATCCAAGTTTCCGGGGCTACATTTCAGGGAAGTGCAGAGGAGGACTGGCATAGGTACTGGCGCTTTAGAGTATCACGTCGGTGTTCTGGAAAAGGCTGGCTTAATCAAGGTCGAGAAAAAGTGGTTGGGTCTGCGCCTTTATCCCAGAAACATAGGCGACGGCGAATCTACACTGCTTTCCATTCTTCGCAGTCAGAACTACCGCAACATCCTGCTCTTCCTTCTTAACAATCCAAACGCTTCGCAGGGCCAGATCGCCAGTCACATCGGGGTCAGCCCATCCACAATGAGCTGGTACATCAAGAAGTTCCTCGAAGTAAATGTCATAAAAGGGGAGAGGGACGGGAAAGAGACCAGATACAGCGTCATAGATGGGCAGAGCTTGGCAAAGACTCTGAACACTTTCAAATCCAGCTTCCTCGACAAATCCGTAGACAACTTCCTGAAGACATGGGAAGGACTATTCTAG
- a CDS encoding M61 family metallopeptidase, whose translation MGTIRYTLATNNPSAHYFDVEISASNLKGNTIKVIMPVWAPGSYLVREFSRNIQNFKAFGRKGRLLNVLKTAKNVWKVETKGEDSCRITYRVYAFEMGVQTSYLDEERATVNGSSVFCYIDGRETENVQLEIKPYKKFKKISTGLERQGNLFVAENYDQFIDSPIEVGNQQIYSFTINGKQHEVSICGSGNLNSTKFVADVKKIVGAAGTVFGEYPYQRYVFIVHLVSEKGGGLEHSNSSMIKLQRWGFKSRTDYLQQLALVAHEIFHLWNVKRIRPEQLTNYDYQKENYTELLWVSEGLTSYYENEILRRAKIYSTEEFLEALLEDIEFVEGMPGRRVQSLEEASYDAWIKHYRQNENTPNSSVSYYAKGAVIGWMLDMEAKRKARSLDDIMRLLYRETYKRGRGFGSEALQKACGKVCGDLDSFFADYVRGVKNIDYGRWFGYAGLALKPSKREGGFLGIKLKAEGGKFCVASVMQNGPAQRAGIYANDEIISFNGFRANEKLYERFAETKPDSTIPLIISRDERVLSIEIKVGEYPKLQFMLQKIKNPTKEQRGFFENWLGRRWEEPMKLMQREIPQERRWI comes from the coding sequence TTGGGAACTATTAGGTACACTCTTGCTACAAACAACCCTTCGGCGCACTATTTCGATGTAGAGATCTCTGCAAGTAACCTGAAAGGCAACACTATCAAAGTGATTATGCCTGTCTGGGCCCCTGGCTCCTATCTGGTCAGGGAATTTTCACGGAATATCCAGAACTTCAAAGCCTTTGGCAGAAAAGGAAGGCTCTTGAACGTATTAAAGACTGCAAAAAACGTTTGGAAAGTCGAAACGAAGGGAGAGGATAGCTGCAGGATTACATACAGAGTCTATGCATTTGAGATGGGCGTGCAGACGAGCTATCTTGACGAAGAAAGGGCAACAGTAAACGGATCAAGCGTATTCTGCTACATTGATGGCAGAGAAACTGAAAATGTCCAATTAGAAATCAAACCGTACAAGAAGTTCAAAAAAATCTCTACCGGGCTTGAAAGGCAAGGCAATCTGTTTGTTGCAGAGAACTATGACCAATTTATAGATTCTCCAATCGAGGTTGGGAACCAGCAGATCTACAGTTTCACGATAAATGGAAAGCAACACGAAGTTTCAATATGTGGCTCGGGAAACCTCAATTCAACAAAATTCGTCGCAGATGTTAAGAAGATAGTAGGAGCCGCTGGTACGGTCTTCGGAGAATATCCTTACCAAAGGTACGTCTTCATAGTTCATCTGGTCTCTGAGAAGGGCGGAGGATTAGAACATAGCAACTCAAGCATGATTAAACTGCAGAGGTGGGGTTTCAAGTCAAGAACCGATTATTTACAGCAGCTTGCTCTTGTTGCGCACGAAATCTTCCACCTTTGGAATGTCAAGAGGATAAGGCCAGAGCAATTAACAAATTATGATTATCAGAAGGAAAATTACACAGAACTGCTTTGGGTTTCCGAAGGTCTGACCAGCTATTATGAGAATGAAATACTGAGAAGAGCCAAAATATATTCTACAGAGGAATTTTTGGAAGCTTTGCTGGAGGATATAGAGTTTGTAGAGGGTATGCCTGGAAGAAGGGTTCAGAGCCTCGAAGAAGCGAGTTATGATGCCTGGATTAAACACTACAGGCAGAATGAGAATACTCCAAATTCATCTGTGTCGTACTACGCAAAGGGCGCCGTGATTGGCTGGATGCTGGACATGGAGGCCAAGAGAAAGGCTAGATCTCTTGACGACATTATGCGCCTGCTGTACAGGGAAACTTACAAGCGAGGCAGAGGTTTCGGCTCAGAGGCTCTCCAGAAAGCATGCGGGAAAGTTTGCGGAGATCTGGACAGTTTCTTTGCTGATTACGTTAGAGGAGTGAAGAATATTGACTATGGCAGATGGTTTGGATATGCAGGTCTGGCGTTGAAGCCCTCTAAAAGGGAGGGAGGTTTCCTTGGTATCAAACTAAAGGCCGAAGGGGGTAAATTCTGCGTCGCTAGCGTAATGCAGAATGGTCCGGCTCAGAGAGCCGGGATTTATGCAAACGATGAAATAATTTCATTTAACGGTTTCCGTGCAAACGAAAAGCTATATGAGAGGTTTGCTGAAACGAAGCCAGATTCAACAATACCTCTGATAATCAGCAGAGACGAAAGAGTATTATCTATTGAAATAAAGGTTGGAGAATATCCAAAACTGCAGTTCATGCTTCAGAAGATAAAAAACCCGACAAAAGAGCAGAGGGGATTCTTTGAAAACTGGCTTGGAAGAAGGTGGGAAGAGCCTATGAAGCTCATGCAAAGAGAAATCCCACAAGAGAGGCGCTGGATTTAG